TTTACCGCCACCTGGTGGCCAAATCTACGAACTTCACCACACTAAAGTGAAACATTTTACTTcaacaaaataaatggatgCAAAACAGAGGATAATGAAATTTAAAACAAGACGTGTATACGAGTTTACTCATCATTTTACATGTATCAGTTGTTTGACTGTAATATCATAGCGTACCGTTATTAAAAGATGGCTTTTACTGAGTCAAAACAGCCAACATTCTGTACCGTGACTGATTCTTGAGCATTTTTCCATGGTTCACTTTGTCAGATGTTTGCCACGACAGAAGTGGTATTTCTCCTGTTTATGTGTGTCTCCATAGAATGAAGAGGATGGCTCTGATGAAGAGTCGCCCAAACAGCAAAGCCccatgcagcagctgctctggctGAAGTCTCCCAGGTGCGTGTCTCCAGATGAGTTGCTGCATCTGTCGTCCCCAGAAATGTCAGAAACTCCTCTGGCGTCGCCActtgaggaggtgaagaggcTCCAGCCGCAGATCGTGACCATGGCGACACTTCATGAAGCTTCTAGGTACAgcttctgtatgtgtgtgtgtgtgtaacatttACATCTCTATAGTGTGATTTACAGGATGTGGTTATCAGTCAGAATTAGTTGTTTATTACTATAAACACTTTTTTACAGGCCAGAATTACTGGATCACCTCAGAACAGCACGGGTCGAGAAGCGCCGGCTTCATCATGTGCTCCAAGAGTTTGAGGATCATTTCTACATGCAGACCGGCAGGTAAAGATtagacacagacaaaaaaaaaaaaaggacacactGCTCATCCAAACTACTTGGCTTTTGAGTTTTATTGTGTCTTTTAATAAACTTGGAACATTTTGGTTTCATCAATGTCttgtgaaaaacaaagaaaaaaaatatcaacaaaagaaaatccatcaTAATAGCATGACGGTGTGACGCACACTTAACGTTAATACAGCACAAAGACCTTAGGAAAGAGATGAATAGATAGACTTTTGCTCTGAACTGTACACATCCTTTTTACTGTACATGTTAGTCCTCCGAACAAAACACAGTACCGGTAAGTTCTTGATTACAATACACACTGTACAAAGCGATCTGAGTAAGGCAACATAGGGACTATCAACCAGGtatggaagctgctgctgctgcaggttgtTTGAAACTACTaacgttttttttccttttgtttgcatgtgtcgTTAACAGGGTGTGTCAGAAGGAGGACCGTGGACCGATGGCGGAGGAGTACTGCCAGTACAAGAACCTCAAAGCGAAGCTCCGCCTGCTGGAGGCCCTGCTCAGTAAACAACAGGACTCAATCAAGGCTAGCTGAGTTAGCTCACAGTGGGACGTTTGTCAAACCGAATGGATTGCAATCATTTCTCGACAATGACGGGGTTTCATGGCATGCGCTTTATGTTAATGCACTTTACAAGGAGAGATATTGGTGGCGATCTGAACGAGATGTTGGGCGAAAGCTCCCCAAAAAAACCATACCGTGTCCTTCATGATGAATCTTTTTCTGAACCTCATGTAGCAAGTGTATTTTATGCAGTGCTAATTCATGTCAAAGACGGAGAGCTGTCATAACTTGATGTTAGTTACATATTAGTCAAGTATAAGATTACTACAATATTTATGTAAGTCATAccactttactttttttttcccttcaatggcaaaatattattatttttggacaGAATTTCCCATCTTTTAAATGtggaaatgacattttctgtgtagacaaaagaaaagtgttAGCATAAATGCAATCGATGAGACAATCCTGTATTGCTTTGTGCATGGCAATGTTTTTCATTCCACATTGTGCTATGATATGCATTAAGAATTTGGTAGATATTCTAAATTGTTACAATTGGTGAATGTTTACATCGCAGTGCAAGTTTTATGTGCTGTCAAATttgggtgtacccccccccccccagtttgccTGTATGAAGTTAATTAATGCCTAAATTCAGTTGTTGACAATGATCAGAATTTTTGACATTGTGCACTTCTGGTTTATATAATATTctatagttatatatatatacatacatgtataccgtatatatatatatacatacacacacatacatatatatatatatatatatatgaatgtcaataaaaataaatattttttcacatttactcTACTAAACACAGATTACGGTTCTGCTTTCTTTTAACTGACTACAACAAAATAAGAGCGACTGAGCAGAAAAGGTTGCTCTGGTTGAGGTACTGACATTATTCTGACTTGTGCTGCACAAAACTGCATCATGCTTTTTTAAAGGTTAAACAAGTAGGTCATACTCGGTCATCAGAGTCTTAGTGTAGAGACAGTTGCATTAGTACAGATTCCACAGCGGTTacgtgtctgttttttttagtaacTTTGGTTTATAGAAGGATGACTGTTGACGCTGCAGCCCTAGAAATCTGTAATACCGCCCGTTGCCACTAGTAGGAGGCATAGATAAGTCTGGATTTGTCTACTGTAGAtagagaaaacatttaaaaacagtcAAAGTAACTGGAAACAGTAGCATGTTTGTCCAACTTGATCAACAGCGTAACAACAACAAGGCAAAGATCATGAACAAAATATGGGACAGCTTGTTAAATAAGCAACAGAAACGTGAGTTGAGTTAGTCTAGTTAAAAGGCTCAGTCAATATGCACTTGCAGGAGGGGTGGATCTTTGCTGTTGGTATGAAGGATTCAGTTGGCTCAGGTGAATGAATGTTCTAAACATTTCGGATGAGACAACGGTGGAGGCGTCAGCGCGTACcttcatttttttctccctctgctcttTTGAATTAATGATCTCTGGAGACTACAGAAAAGGTGTCAGAGATATGTTGGTGTCCATTTCTGGGAAGCTGCTAAATCTGCTGCTTCGTGCAAGTGTTGGTCTGCCTCCTCAGTCCTTTTGGACTTCCTGTGCCAGTCAatcctttcctctctccctcctccattttcctttttttaacgtCCAACACTAATGTTGCAGGTCTTGCAGCTGGGGTCCTTCTTGGCATTGACTGTGGACAGACTCATCAGCTGATGCCCGCTGATCTCTGCCACCGCGCCCAAAGCCAGGTCTAAAGGCTCCGTGTAGATCACCTCAAGGATGACGTCCTGGGCGTGGTGAAACGTCAGACCGCCGTCACCCTCGCCGTCCTGTTTGCAGGTGAGGAAACTGTTGTTGGCGAGGTCAAGCAGGGGAAGCCTTTGCTTGCAGAAGTCATCGCCTCTGGAGCCCTTTGGCGCCAGGACCAGAATAACGTAGTGGTAGGCTGTGTACATGCAGTAGAAGTCTCCAAAGTACAGGTTGGTGTTGGGGTTGAAAAGCACGTCGGCCTTCACCTCAAAGCGGTGGCGACCGTAGGGGGAATCCTGTGGAGGCTTGCCCGTGTTGAACTCTGTGTTGCAGCTGAAGAAGATGCCCTCCAGCTTGCCACTGATGGGCGAGCCATGGCTGCCGCTGTTGTCCTTCACTGAAGGCAACATCcggttctcctgctcctccctggagaaaacaaaaaaaaaagacaatgaaatTGGCAGGGAATTAAATAACAAACATCGGATCACTTTCACTTTTGGATCCATTATTTACTAAATGTGCATGTCCTTTGGCTAAATTAACTTGAGTGTaattttagaaaagaaaattgcagaagtgaaagaaaaagtaatttgaCATTTACTTTACACAATGAGATTGTCctgtattatttatttctactgTACAGCTACCCCATTTACACAGATTATTAAAGACAAAGTTCAAAATGTTGACTGGCAGAGTTTTATTTCGTAGGATTTTACTGCCCTTTAAAGTACCTCACATGAATATTTGCATCCAAAAACATGGattatatttatacaatttTGAACATTTATAAAGTGGtaatttgtctctttgtcttaAATCACTGGAATAAACCAATCGAAATGCTTCTCTGACAGCTGCATGTACCCCACAGAGTAAATCTGAGCGCCGGAGCTCCGATTATGAACTCTAATTATGCTTCTATCACCGCAGAGGTTGTCATTATAGCGGTAATTTGATGCTTTGTTGTAGGCATGATCAATTTATTCCTCCCACGAGAGCAGAGGTTTTCGGTGAGTGGTATGTTCCGTTCTATAACGGCCCACATGATGGTGCAGTTTAACCGAAGCGCTTCCACTGCACCAACTCGCCGTAAGAAAGCTACAAAAAGGTGCCCACAAACTGTGGCTGTAGCACACACTGTGTATTACAGAGACAAATATGAAATCTACAGAGCAGGAAAGGGTGAGCTGTGCCTTCAGATAATCtgaattcattattattaaatataagaagaagaaaaaagcccAATAAGCTAAACCGTTATCCACAAAAGAAATGTCAAGATGCAATTCcacgagcaaaaaaaaaaggacaagttGGAGTGTCAGAAGATATTgataattcattttcaaaattgGATTTAAAGCTTCTATTGTCACAGAACAGTGAGTGAAGTAAAGCATCACAAATAAACGTAGCCGTGGCCGTGTACACAAAGCCACGTTCACATGAATGTCTCTTCACAGTCGGAACTCGAGCCCAGTCCTACCGGGCATGGTCAAAGTACTCTTTATTCCGGTTCCTGTAGAAGACAGAGAAACGCAGCATCCGACCAGCGATGGCCTCCGCCTTCGCCAGCAGCTGGTTTAGATGCACCGTGGAATAATCTGGAAAAGAAGCGAAACACACGCCACCGTGAATGCGAGTCATTTTCTGAACGTACTATACTGTATATCGGTATCTTGTCCCTCGCCATAGTATGAGCAGGTCTGTAACACAATGTGTGGAGTTTACCCTAAAGCCTATAATACATGTTATACTGATGAAGCACTCCCTGCATCCTGTTTCAACCTGCTTCGCCTGTTCCTCCATTGCTTAAGTCTTTTCCACTTGTTCATCGCAGCTACTCTTCATTCCTCTCacaaattccccccccccccgctgatgaATTCTCCCATCCTGTTTCCATGCAGTCATTTCTTcccgatccccccccccccccctctaagcCTGAGGCTGGAGATTTTGAACCCACTGACCTCTACATCTCGAGATATACGGCAGGGCTTCCCCCTCCATCCTttaatcccccccaccccccagctctGCATCCATCTTTGCTTCCATTCAGTATAAATTACTGCGCATTTAATATCCTCTCACATAATGTGCTTCCTCTCTAACTTGATTGATCTTCTTCTCGCTAACACCCTCGTAATTGCCCAGTAATTCAATGGGCCAGCGCTCAGCTCCGTCTTACTCACCAGCGGTGCAGAACTCGATGATCTCGCTCCACTCGGAGATTGCGTAGTCTCCATCGGACTGCTTCGATGCGGTCTGGACGGCCACCGTGTATTCTGTGCGTGGACTCAGGAACCAGTGGCCCCGAACCGTCATGGGCAGGGGCACCGCTTTGGCGACCAGCTTGGTAGGAACATCCTGGGTGGAGCACAGGATGGATGGACAAGAACAAGAAGGAATGAGTCAGGAAGCGAAGCCTGTATCCTGTAGTGGGCCTCGACAGCTCATTGATCGTACCAGGAGTCCCTGCCTAGCAACAGAGTCATCCCATTAATCCACCAAAACCGTTGCCGCAAGGCTCAAATCAAAATAACCGATCACTGAAAGCTCCCTTTTTTCCTGATGGCTGTGCAATTATTTTCATGCAGAGAGGACGAGCGAAGATATCCTTTTAAGCTATCGAAGAGAAACATCACAAGGGAGACTTTTGGGAAAAAAAGGGGAACACACAGTGGAAAGATTGTTTTTGCTTggggcacaaaaaaaaactgttatcTCTTGGTAAGATGTGACaaacctgctgtttcatctGCAGATCAAAAATCTTCAGCTTTCCAATATCGGGGATTATCTTATCATGCAAGATATATTATTACTGGAAAAGCAGAAGTGACATTTTAGCATTAAATATCATCCTCATGTCATTTCCCAGGAATAgttttgtgttctgttctgatttTGGGCGAATCTCTCCCTTCCGGTTGTGTATCTGGGATGATTCGTGCGTCACCTTGTGCTTGAACTTGTTTGAgttcttgttctccttcttGTTCAGGTCGATGAAGTAGTGCGTGATGCGCTCCTTGCTGCGAGGCTCCGTGGCCCAGCAGATCTTGAAGGAGTCGCAGGTGATGTTGCTGATCTTGATGTCCTGAGGAACCGGGAGCTCCTCCGTCTCTGAGATGCTGCCGTCCTGGGATTTACTTCCTGCGTAGTGGGAAaaacgatgacgtcatcagtGTCAAGTGGAATAAAAAAGTAGACTGCGAGTGCTTTCAATCTTTGCCTATAATAATTAGAAGTGTTACGAGGCGTCTATCTGACAAAACAGAGGTAATATTTAAAGTGTCCAAATACATTTACagtaaataatacatttttacatttggagtTCCATAAACCTTACTACCTTACACACGACTGCAGCTTCGCAGTAATCATTTTTTCCAGATGGTACTTCGTTAATAGAGCCCCCCCTCCgtatcacacgcacacatgacTGAGTTGCAGACGACCATAtaggttgccatggaaacacaccAGCTCCTCAGTTTAAACACACCTATTTGGCACCCGAACATATGCAGCAATAAGTATTTCAAATGCCGCTGAGTGCTGCAGTGATGGGTCCAATTTCATAGCCGCGATAAGAAACCCTCTGATCTCAGGAAATAGTCCAGCCCCTGTTAGGAACATAACATGTAGCAAAAGGCGTTCAACCCAAAGTGCATATTCAGCCCaaatgcaaaagtaaaaaacagGGTTGAATGAGGGCTTTGTAGACTTTAGAGGAACATAAACTTGGTGGCAAACactgggaggggggagggggggggggggggcacttggcATGGCAACAATGTGCTTTCTGTACATGCTCGCAGTGTAAGCAGCACGAGGCGGAGTGAAAATACGACTCAGGGAATTTGGGTAGCGCACAGCACGACTGGATAGAAAGTAAACAATGGAAAGAGCAGTGGAGCAAACGAcgtccatctcctctcctctactGAGAGAGGGCGGCACAAAAGAGGAATCTCCTAATGAGGCTGGTCGTCactcaaattaaaaatattcagAATGATAATTCCTCCATCACAAATAACTGATTGCCAAAAATAACCATCTAAAAGAGAGACTCCTGTTTCTTCCATTTAAAGCAGTTTGAAAGCAGATTTTAGGAATGCTGAGCGAATCCCTGAGTGAGTAAGGATTCCAACGGGCCAATCAGCTACAGCCTCCATCTGTCAGCAAATCGGTGGCTCTCGTACCTTTTACGGCCATTTTGACGCTCTAGCTCTAATTTCATTCGTGAAACCATCTGAGAAAGTGAAGCCCAGTCAGACATCGCctatatttctctctctcaaggCTCAGAATGATGCCATCCGAGAAAGTAAACTCTCAAGGCTGCAGTCTACTCTAAATAAATCAGAGGAATTGCTTAAGATCCATACggagaaattaatttaaaatgttcacaaaTGAATTCTAACTATGAAAACTACTCGGAACGACTAAATAGGATAACTTCCAATTTACCGTCTCTAAATCTGAAAGCACTACATGCAGCAGAAGCAGGATGCAGGTTACGCAGCAAAGGAGAGATTTAATCCCTGCTAGCAGTAACAGCTGGTGCTGTTGCTAAAATTCAATTTGCTGAGTCATAATTACTTGCCTTGTTATTTATCGCCCAGCATTGCTGCACAGAAGGCTCGCCATGATTAAGAAAAATGATCCATTCCTTGGGATCATTCGGAGCATGAATTACTCATGTGTGAAGAAGGCCCAAAACAACACGGGACTGTAGTCGGAGTCTGAGCAGAGAGCTCCCGAACCTAAAGTG
Above is a window of Brachionichthys hirsutus isolate HB-005 chromosome 7, CSIRO-AGI_Bhir_v1, whole genome shotgun sequence DNA encoding:
- the LOC137895824 gene encoding phytanoyl-CoA hydroxylase-interacting protein-like; the encoded protein is MEAPGLAHSISSPLSPCDGMIKDLSLDAMQLCERDGSKSQDGSISETEELPVPQDIKISNITCDSFKICWATEPRSKERITHYFIDLNKKENKNSNKFKHKDVPTKLVAKAVPLPMTVRGHWFLSPRTEYTVAVQTASKQSDGDYAISEWSEIIEFCTADYSTVHLNQLLAKAEAIAGRMLRFSVFYRNRNKEYFDHAREEQENRMLPSVKDNSGSHGSPISGKLEGIFFSCNTEFNTGKPPQDSPYGRHRFEVKADVLFNPNTNLYFGDFYCMYTAYHYVILVLAPKGSRGDDFCKQRLPLLDLANNSFLTCKQDGEGDGGLTFHHAQDVILEVIYTEPLDLALGAVAEISGHQLMSLSTVNAKKDPSCKTCNISVGR